In Planctomycetaceae bacterium, a single window of DNA contains:
- a CDS encoding discoidin domain-containing protein, with amino-acid sequence MKKYLIGVTFTISLLYGMSDGYATGQQRALLVGEQSLTGEFRHYLQHYGAEITEVSSLRELKSLDNYTILVICASSADKSQELTSEQSKIITNFISDGGRAYIEYTAMDCNVLPGWNIDPHPILNRFENIAVARNNPVNSHLEKDDLLEEHNSYLLNVTAPANAEVLLQYGLYLGTYKVAWQIKESPTNFTITVDLGQERQLKTAMQWYGGLNANYVPDLVRLSIAGNDLQFREIAEVKSESFKNLKADVPLDGKIGRYVRFYIEKWGRPNADFVALNGIEIYDVNNQNVAKDTPYIFQVGNIAPENAVSRSLSLTKGEKPRHWQEDSEYLFSAPKKMEFNKKKWNALIGWPLGKGHLYYASTSLSTFRKNNYRLTRRWESLIQGLSLSLFPENQQTQLSMKLLPLHVYTEPRTWSLPGQEVKIHIFSEPAVDVKLICQDINFSSVKELEKGHYLATCSPQQGEYTFGVKTSNALGWNENAIALSVQPRTIMYRRALDKNMRWFLNSGVLPQKDGTAGIKSTIELGAIYAGQAEDLSCPFRLDCQATTAKAFYMYGDVCQDKQWHRRAENIAANMLQYQFTDSSEPAFGGWKWLFYDNNAIYPQDDNNRDSECMAWLYTRIGNKSYLKAALRNVEFVTDTSREDSTLAYWVTAPETVNNKGRAYLRTVYNFDNFSDWCLYRYHYAYRASGDASYRKRLDDLIRIYAPLTLFCADKPEEHGISQFRTLQTRGLAVAINYLKKDDPLRQKLVDLYNIAQNDYLQRSDVQKYGRDVVPNDICPAEIGRIYNNDCSINTFKGEPLSDQLYSVPKTALMQWEVFKASSGKSSKKNVEATLDYLVRIQFTNSDTRLDGCWMRSFDMENWEYYGTRYDSNYGAYCAYTGWMNSLASTTLAYYLLNENPFAYDEQWHQKAAEIIGEVRKERVPEYMQEINHLKDIQLKAERQPDLGSKSTNTLTDGIIEGLYSDDLSAGWSPTESDDFSITLKGDIGYNVECCRLSIRTGGLIPDFCPDHVVVYAGLSMDKMQKLLDTELISKDGANWLEFNKQKLRYVNIKLSRSRLKKTDTPVYVGEIQLIGLQTVTSR; translated from the coding sequence ACACTATTTACAACATTATGGCGCCGAAATTACAGAGGTATCTTCGCTGCGTGAATTGAAGAGTCTTGATAATTATACGATACTTGTTATTTGTGCGTCATCTGCGGATAAGTCTCAAGAGTTGACGAGCGAGCAATCGAAAATTATTACCAATTTTATTTCTGACGGCGGGAGAGCATATATAGAATATACGGCTATGGACTGCAATGTGCTGCCGGGCTGGAACATTGATCCACATCCGATTCTTAACAGGTTTGAAAATATCGCGGTTGCTCGGAATAACCCTGTAAACAGTCATCTGGAAAAAGATGATTTGCTTGAAGAACACAATTCTTACCTATTAAATGTTACCGCACCTGCTAATGCCGAGGTTCTTCTGCAATACGGACTTTATCTGGGAACTTATAAGGTTGCATGGCAGATAAAAGAATCGCCGACAAATTTTACTATAACAGTCGATTTGGGACAAGAAAGGCAACTCAAAACAGCAATGCAATGGTACGGCGGCTTGAACGCCAATTATGTCCCTGATTTGGTCAGATTAAGCATTGCGGGAAATGATCTTCAATTTCGAGAGATAGCGGAAGTAAAATCAGAGTCATTCAAAAACTTAAAAGCTGATGTGCCTCTGGATGGAAAAATCGGCAGATATGTCAGATTTTATATAGAAAAATGGGGCCGGCCGAACGCCGATTTTGTGGCTCTTAACGGCATTGAAATATATGATGTCAACAATCAGAATGTCGCTAAAGACACACCTTACATTTTTCAGGTTGGAAATATTGCGCCTGAAAATGCCGTGAGCCGGTCGCTTTCGCTCACTAAAGGTGAAAAACCGCGTCACTGGCAGGAAGATAGCGAGTATCTCTTTTCTGCGCCAAAGAAAATGGAGTTTAACAAAAAAAAGTGGAATGCTTTAATCGGCTGGCCTTTGGGAAAAGGCCATCTTTACTACGCCTCAACATCGCTAAGTACTTTTCGCAAAAATAACTATCGATTGACACGGAGATGGGAATCCTTAATTCAGGGGTTATCACTTTCATTGTTTCCAGAAAATCAACAGACGCAGCTAAGCATGAAACTATTACCGCTGCATGTTTATACAGAACCGCGCACATGGTCTTTGCCCGGCCAGGAAGTTAAAATACACATTTTTAGCGAACCTGCCGTTGATGTTAAACTAATCTGCCAGGATATCAACTTTTCATCTGTCAAAGAACTTGAAAAAGGACACTATCTGGCAACGTGCTCACCTCAACAGGGAGAATATACGTTTGGTGTGAAAACATCCAACGCCCTCGGCTGGAACGAAAACGCTATCGCACTGTCCGTTCAGCCTCGCACAATTATGTACCGCCGGGCACTTGACAAAAATATGAGATGGTTCTTAAACTCCGGCGTTCTGCCTCAAAAAGATGGAACTGCGGGTATCAAAAGTACGATAGAACTTGGCGCTATCTATGCCGGGCAGGCCGAAGACCTTTCCTGTCCATTTCGCCTCGATTGTCAGGCGACGACTGCCAAGGCATTTTATATGTACGGTGATGTCTGTCAAGACAAACAATGGCACAGACGTGCAGAAAATATAGCCGCCAATATGCTGCAATATCAGTTTACGGATTCATCGGAACCTGCTTTTGGCGGGTGGAAATGGCTTTTCTATGACAACAATGCGATATATCCGCAGGACGATAATAACAGAGATTCGGAATGTATGGCTTGGCTTTATACCAGAATCGGAAATAAATCTTACCTTAAAGCGGCTTTGCGAAACGTTGAGTTTGTAACTGATACCAGCCGTGAGGATTCGACTTTGGCATATTGGGTTACCGCTCCAGAAACAGTAAACAATAAAGGACGAGCATATTTGCGAACGGTTTATAATTTTGATAATTTTAGCGACTGGTGTCTTTATCGTTATCACTACGCATATAGAGCATCGGGAGACGCCTCTTATCGAAAGCGTCTGGATGACCTGATTCGAATTTATGCACCCTTAACACTTTTCTGCGCAGACAAACCGGAAGAACATGGTATCAGTCAGTTCCGGACTCTGCAAACACGCGGCTTAGCAGTGGCGATTAACTATCTTAAAAAGGACGACCCGCTTCGTCAGAAACTCGTAGACCTTTATAACATTGCGCAAAATGATTATTTGCAGCGTTCCGATGTACAAAAGTATGGCAGAGATGTTGTACCGAATGATATCTGTCCGGCAGAAATAGGCCGCATATATAATAATGACTGCTCTATTAATACCTTCAAAGGAGAACCCCTCTCCGATCAATTGTACTCAGTTCCAAAAACCGCATTAATGCAATGGGAAGTATTCAAAGCGTCTTCTGGTAAATCTTCTAAAAAAAATGTTGAAGCTACTTTGGATTATCTGGTCCGAATCCAGTTTACTAATTCTGATACTCGGCTGGATGGCTGTTGGATGCGCTCTTTCGATATGGAAAACTGGGAGTATTACGGAACACGTTACGATTCGAACTATGGAGCCTATTGTGCTTATACAGGGTGGATGAACTCGCTGGCCTCAACAACGCTGGCGTATTATTTATTAAATGAGAACCCTTTTGCATATGACGAGCAATGGCATCAAAAAGCTGCGGAAATCATCGGCGAAGTTCGAAAAGAAAGAGTACCTGAATATATGCAGGAAATCAACCACCTCAAAGACATACAATTGAAGGCAGAACGGCAGCCTGATTTGGGATCAAAATCAACAAACACACTTACTGACGGTATAATTGAAGGCTTGTATTCTGATGACTTATCCGCAGGTTGGAGTCCCACGGAAAGTGATGATTTTTCGATAACATTGAAAGGCGATATTGGCTATAATGTGGAGTGTTGCCGTTTGAGTATCCGGACTGGCGGCCTGATTCCTGACTTTTGCCCTGATCATGTGGTTGTCTATGCCGGTTTATCCATGGATAAGATGCAGAAACTACTGGATACAGAGTTAATTTCAAAAGATGGGGCAAACTGGTTGGAATTTAATAAACAGAAACTTAGATATGTTAATATCAAATTGAGCCGTTCTCGCCTGAAGAAAACAGACACACCTGTATATGTAGGTGAGATACAATTAATAGGATTACAAACTGTTACATCACGGTAG
- a CDS encoding DNA-binding transcriptional regulator yields the protein MLEGWGANGIIADQKGHNLHCSAPQIVFGEPSEKLYTAKKTHISLPHIITDNETVAKMALSHLLDHGFRRFAFCGFDDMIWSRQREEYFYKEVTKYGYECHIYKQAKSKLQRLWKNEKPTLVNWLKSLPKPIGVMVCSDDRGQDVIEAAKIVGVQLPDQIAIVGVDNEDILCSLAEPSLSSIALNTEKAGFETAELLAKLMNGQKMNGQKIIIEPTHVITRASTDVLAVEDKHVAEAMRFIRQNAKKKIQVSDVVTAAGISRCSLYKRFFYVRGHSLYEEIIHTRMEQVAQMLLETDMSVFQIAYAMGDDNDKHIARAFRKEFGISPQAYRKRHNCP from the coding sequence ATGCTGGAGGGATGGGGAGCAAACGGAATTATTGCCGACCAAAAGGGGCACAACCTCCATTGCAGTGCTCCTCAAATTGTTTTTGGGGAACCCAGTGAGAAACTCTATACGGCAAAAAAAACACATATTTCTTTGCCGCATATCATTACCGATAACGAGACAGTAGCAAAAATGGCTTTAAGCCATTTGCTTGATCATGGATTCCGAAGATTTGCGTTTTGTGGTTTTGACGACATGATTTGGTCTCGGCAGCGGGAAGAATATTTTTATAAAGAAGTTACCAAATACGGCTATGAATGTCATATCTACAAACAGGCAAAGTCAAAACTTCAGCGTCTGTGGAAAAATGAGAAGCCGACATTGGTGAACTGGCTGAAATCACTGCCAAAGCCAATTGGAGTAATGGTCTGTAGTGACGATCGTGGTCAGGATGTTATTGAAGCGGCCAAGATCGTGGGGGTACAACTCCCGGATCAAATTGCAATTGTCGGTGTAGACAACGAAGACATATTATGCAGTTTGGCTGAACCATCACTTTCAAGCATAGCTCTCAACACGGAAAAGGCAGGCTTTGAAACTGCAGAATTACTGGCGAAATTAATGAATGGCCAAAAAATGAATGGCCAAAAAATAATAATCGAACCAACTCACGTTATAACAAGGGCGTCGACGGATGTTCTGGCTGTTGAAGATAAGCATGTTGCAGAAGCAATGCGATTTATAAGACAAAATGCAAAGAAAAAAATTCAGGTTAGTGATGTAGTCACCGCAGCAGGAATATCCCGATGCAGTCTCTACAAGCGTTTTTTTTATGTTCGCGGCCACTCATTATACGAGGAAATTATACACACTCGTATGGAACAAGTCGCTCAAATGCTCCTGGAAACGGATATGTCCGTATTCCAGATAGCGTATGCAATGGGTGATGATAATGATAAACATATAGCCAGAGCATTTCGGAAAGAATTTGGTATCAGTCCACAAGCATACCGCAAACGCCATAATTGCCCGTGA